One genomic segment of Pelagerythrobacter marensis includes these proteins:
- a CDS encoding dicarboxylate/amino acid:cation symporter — MIRSLASRWFAIVLWKRILVALVLGALAGLALGESAEQIRWIGDLFIRMIRMLIVPLVFVTLVSGVIAMKDPKRLGSIGSKAIALYLGTTFFAIVIGIGLALLFRPGVGIDLSGAEATTLQEAGSLADRLLGIVPENPFAAFAEGNVLAVIFFAIMVGAGLIMAAERGQPLARVFESGSETMLKVTAIVMEFAPFGVFALVAWVMGTVGPGTFLNVFLLAIAVYLGCFLHMLIVHGAIVKFFARLPVLPFYRGVREPQLVAYSTSSSSATLPASLSAAEHNLGIKPPVASSVLPLGATINMDGTALYVALISIFAAQAFGVPLDLFDYLLIGLTTTLVSVGTASVPSASLFLMAAVLNVIGMSAAQTAIVVGFILPFDRILDMMRTVANVTGDLAVATVVAVWEDEIDRDTYNALPTE, encoded by the coding sequence ATGATACGTTCGCTCGCTAGCCGATGGTTCGCCATCGTCCTGTGGAAACGCATTCTCGTCGCGCTCGTGCTCGGCGCGCTCGCCGGGCTGGCGCTCGGCGAATCGGCTGAGCAGATCCGGTGGATCGGCGACCTGTTCATCCGCATGATCCGTATGCTGATCGTGCCGCTGGTCTTCGTCACGCTGGTATCGGGCGTGATCGCGATGAAGGACCCCAAGCGGCTCGGCTCCATCGGAAGCAAGGCGATCGCACTCTATCTGGGGACCACGTTCTTCGCGATCGTGATCGGGATCGGGCTGGCGCTGCTGTTCCGCCCCGGTGTCGGGATCGACCTTTCGGGGGCGGAGGCGACGACGCTGCAAGAGGCCGGATCGCTGGCCGACCGCCTTCTGGGCATCGTGCCCGAAAATCCCTTCGCCGCCTTTGCCGAAGGCAATGTGCTGGCCGTGATCTTCTTCGCGATCATGGTCGGGGCCGGCCTGATCATGGCCGCCGAACGCGGACAACCGCTGGCACGGGTGTTCGAATCGGGATCGGAAACGATGCTGAAAGTGACCGCCATCGTCATGGAATTCGCGCCCTTCGGCGTCTTCGCGCTGGTCGCCTGGGTCATGGGCACGGTTGGGCCGGGGACGTTCCTCAACGTCTTCCTGCTGGCCATCGCAGTCTATCTGGGCTGTTTCCTGCACATGCTCATCGTGCACGGGGCGATCGTGAAGTTCTTCGCCCGCCTGCCGGTCCTGCCGTTCTACCGCGGGGTGCGCGAACCGCAGCTGGTCGCCTATTCAACCTCGTCCAGCTCGGCCACCCTGCCCGCCAGCCTTTCGGCGGCGGAGCACAACCTGGGGATCAAGCCGCCGGTCGCGTCCTCCGTCCTGCCGCTGGGCGCGACGATCAACATGGACGGCACGGCGCTTTACGTCGCGCTGATCTCCATCTTCGCGGCGCAGGCTTTCGGCGTACCGCTCGACCTGTTCGATTACCTGCTGATCGGGCTGACGACCACGCTGGTTTCGGTCGGCACGGCCTCGGTCCCTTCCGCTTCGCTGTTTCTGATGGCGGCCGTGCTGAACGTGATCGGGATGAGCGCGGCACAGACCGCGATCGTCGTGGGCTTCATCCTGCCGTTCGACCGTATTCTCGACATGATGCGCACCGTGGCCAATGTCACCGGCGACCTCGCCGTGGCGACCGTAGTGGCCGTGTGGGAGGATGAGATCGACCGCGACACCTACAACGCACTGCCCACCGAGTAG
- the ggt gene encoding gamma-glutamyltransferase, whose translation MKRFTAAIAATALCCLSIAQAPLAAQPQQLLDYDTIHHPVTDDEAMVVSQNALSSRIGAQIMAQGGNAVDAAVATAFALAVTLPRAGNLGGGGFMLVYLAEEDRTVAIDYRTAAPAAAEAKLFLDRKGRREDNADYGHMAAAVPGTVAGMKLAHERWGSLPWEEVVQPAVELARDGIVVTRDLSEALRWGRKRLESSDAAIATFFKPDGSPYMYGETLKQPELAWTLERIATAGADDFYRGEIAQRIVADMEAQGGLIAMSDLAAYEAKLREPIATDYRGLNVVTMPPASSGGVALLQMLNMLEGFNLKAMGHNSASTVHILSEAMKLAYADRRMSMGDPDFVNNPVDVLISKAYAEERSKQISRGQSSPPEAISPFDPFAHESPDTTHFSIVDRQGNVVSNTYTLGSSFGSGTLVAGAGFLLDNQIKNFSLRTNVPGATFSNSEMNKIAPGKRMMSSMTPTIVFRDGKPFLVVGSPGGSSIINTVLQIVLNVADHDMNVAEATFAPRLHQNWKPSALELEPGFNPDSLGVLQSLGHEIELRDTIGSAQVIMLDGGKVLGAADPRRPGSGAVGVGNLRIEARETAAALP comes from the coding sequence ATGAAGCGCTTTACCGCCGCGATTGCGGCCACGGCCCTGTGCTGCCTGTCGATCGCGCAGGCACCGCTTGCCGCGCAGCCGCAGCAGCTGCTCGATTACGACACGATCCACCACCCGGTGACCGACGACGAGGCGATGGTGGTCAGCCAGAACGCGCTGTCCAGCCGGATCGGCGCGCAGATCATGGCGCAAGGCGGCAACGCCGTCGATGCCGCGGTCGCCACGGCCTTCGCGCTGGCCGTGACCCTGCCGCGCGCGGGCAACCTGGGCGGTGGCGGCTTCATGCTCGTCTATCTGGCGGAGGAGGACCGCACGGTCGCGATCGACTATCGCACCGCTGCCCCCGCCGCGGCGGAAGCGAAGCTGTTCCTCGACCGCAAGGGCCGGCGCGAGGACAACGCCGACTATGGCCACATGGCCGCCGCCGTCCCCGGCACGGTGGCGGGCATGAAACTGGCGCACGAACGCTGGGGATCGCTGCCGTGGGAAGAGGTCGTGCAACCGGCGGTCGAGCTGGCGCGCGACGGGATCGTGGTCACCCGCGATCTGTCGGAGGCGCTGCGCTGGGGCCGCAAGCGGCTGGAAAGCTCCGACGCGGCGATCGCGACATTCTTCAAGCCCGACGGCAGCCCCTACATGTACGGCGAGACGCTGAAGCAGCCCGAACTCGCCTGGACGCTGGAACGGATCGCCACTGCCGGCGCGGACGATTTCTATCGCGGCGAGATTGCACAACGGATCGTCGCCGACATGGAGGCGCAGGGCGGGCTGATCGCGATGAGCGACCTTGCCGCCTACGAGGCGAAGCTGCGCGAACCGATCGCGACCGATTACCGCGGGCTCAACGTCGTCACCATGCCGCCCGCCAGCTCGGGCGGGGTCGCGCTGCTCCAGATGCTGAACATGCTGGAAGGGTTCAACCTGAAGGCGATGGGGCACAACAGCGCCTCCACCGTCCACATCCTGTCCGAAGCGATGAAGCTCGCCTATGCCGATCGGCGCATGTCGATGGGCGATCCCGACTTCGTGAACAACCCGGTCGATGTGCTGATTTCCAAAGCCTATGCCGAAGAGCGATCAAAGCAGATTTCGCGCGGGCAAAGCTCCCCGCCCGAAGCGATCTCGCCCTTCGATCCTTTCGCTCATGAAAGCCCCGACACGACCCACTTTTCCATCGTCGACCGGCAGGGCAACGTCGTTTCCAACACTTACACGCTCGGCTCTTCCTTCGGATCGGGCACGCTGGTGGCGGGCGCGGGGTTCCTACTGGACAATCAGATCAAGAACTTCTCGCTCCGCACCAACGTGCCGGGCGCGACGTTCTCCAACAGCGAGATGAACAAGATCGCGCCCGGCAAGCGCATGATGTCGAGCATGACGCCGACCATCGTTTTCCGCGACGGCAAACCCTTCCTGGTGGTCGGCTCCCCCGGAGGCAGCTCGATCATCAACACCGTGCTGCAGATTGTCCTCAATGTCGCCGATCACGACATGAACGTGGCCGAGGCGACTTTCGCCCCGCGCCTCCACCAGAACTGGAAGCCGTCGGCGCTGGAGCTGGAGCCCGGCTTCAACCCCGATTCGCTGGGCGTGCTGCAATCGCTGGGGCACGAGATCGAGCTGCGCGACACGATCGGCAGCGCGCAGGTCATCATGCTCGATGGCGGCAAAGTGCTTGGCGCGGCGGACCCGCGCCGCCCCGGATCGGGTGCGGTCGGCGTCGGTAACCTGCGGATCGAAGCGCGCGAGACGGCTGCCGCCCTGCCCTGA
- a CDS encoding VOC family protein: protein MQPFHLAFPTTDLAATRAFLVDAIGAKVGREAARWVDFDLFGHQVTAHLVDHGEAAPTNPVDGHAVPAFHFGVVLEWSAWESLAERLRQRDVRFVIEPYVRFAGKPGEQGTFFVRDPAGTALEFKTFRDMNQLFAT from the coding sequence ATGCAACCGTTCCACCTCGCCTTCCCGACCACCGACCTCGCCGCGACGCGCGCGTTCCTGGTCGATGCGATCGGGGCGAAGGTGGGGCGCGAGGCAGCGCGATGGGTCGATTTCGACCTCTTCGGGCATCAGGTCACCGCGCATCTGGTCGATCACGGCGAAGCCGCGCCGACCAACCCGGTGGATGGCCACGCGGTCCCCGCGTTCCATTTCGGCGTCGTGCTGGAATGGAGCGCGTGGGAATCGCTGGCCGAACGGCTGCGCCAGCGCGACGTTCGATTCGTGATCGAACCTTACGTGCGCTTCGCCGGCAAACCCGGCGAACAGGGCACGTTCTTCGTCCGCGATCCCGCCGGGACCGCGCTGGAGTTCAAGACCTTTCGCGACATGAACCAGCTTTTCGCGACCTGA
- a CDS encoding DNA topoisomerase IB, with protein MTKLIYVDDDLPGISRKRAGRGWAYYDPKGKLIRDADERARLNAIALPPAYREAWFCPAPNGHILATGVDARGCKQYRYHPEFRAARESEKFDGCLPFGGLLPLVRKRVESDLSARTLTRERAIASVVRLLDLGAVRIGNEGYARDNRSYGATTLRQRHAEVTGKTLRLRYKAKGGKLREVALTDGSLARVVRRMQDLPGQNVFKYVDDAGDLHTVGSHDVNEYLCDTMGERFTAKNFRTWHASVLAFQLLAEAEETLTIKAVLDVVAGRLGNTPAVTRRSYVHPAVIDLVGRQGAWRETLRLPRGTQWLTREERGLIALLEDAPCAQELLAA; from the coding sequence ATGACGAAGCTGATCTATGTCGACGATGACCTTCCGGGCATTTCGCGCAAGCGCGCAGGGCGCGGCTGGGCCTATTACGATCCGAAGGGCAAGCTGATCCGCGACGCGGACGAGCGCGCCCGGCTGAACGCGATCGCCCTGCCGCCGGCCTATCGTGAGGCATGGTTCTGCCCCGCGCCCAATGGCCATATCCTGGCCACCGGGGTCGATGCGCGCGGGTGCAAGCAATACCGTTATCACCCCGAATTTCGCGCCGCGCGCGAAAGCGAGAAGTTCGACGGGTGCCTGCCGTTTGGCGGCCTGCTGCCGCTGGTCCGCAAGCGGGTGGAAAGCGACCTTTCGGCACGCACGCTGACCCGCGAGCGAGCGATCGCCAGCGTGGTGCGCCTGCTGGATCTGGGCGCGGTGCGGATCGGGAACGAAGGATATGCGCGCGACAATCGCAGTTACGGCGCAACCACCCTGCGCCAGCGCCACGCCGAAGTGACCGGCAAGACGCTGCGCCTGCGCTACAAGGCGAAGGGGGGCAAGCTGCGCGAAGTCGCGTTGACCGACGGCAGCCTGGCGCGCGTTGTCCGCCGGATGCAGGACCTGCCGGGGCAGAACGTGTTCAAGTACGTGGACGACGCAGGCGACCTCCACACGGTCGGATCGCACGACGTCAACGAATACTTGTGCGACACGATGGGCGAGCGCTTCACCGCCAAAAATTTCCGCACCTGGCACGCCAGCGTTCTGGCCTTCCAGCTTCTCGCCGAAGCGGAGGAAACGCTGACGATCAAGGCCGTGCTGGATGTCGTCGCGGGGCGGCTGGGCAATACCCCTGCAGTGACCCGCCGGTCCTACGTCCATCCGGCGGTGATCGATCTGGTGGGCCGGCAGGGCGCGTGGCGCGAGACGCTGCGTCTGCCGCGCGGCACCCAGTGGCTGACGCGCGAGGAGCGCGGACTGATCGCCCTGCTGGAAGATGCGCCCTGCGCGCAGGAGCTGCTGGCGGCATGA
- the yghU gene encoding glutathione-dependent disulfide-bond oxidoreductase, whose translation MADPTYTPPEIWTNTESGGKFAAINRPTAGAREQRDLPVGEHPFQLYSSATPNGVKAGIMFEELLEAGHAAEYDAWYIGISDGDQFASGFVDINPNSKIPALLDRSGPEPVRVFESGAILMHLAEKFGAFLPAGSGRAEVLSWLFWQVGSAPFVGGGFGHFYAYAPEKYEYPINRYAMETKRLFDVANQRLAESEYLGGADYTVADIATFPWFAPFVQGGIYGEARKFLSIHEYEHVERWVNQIAQRPAVRRGRIVNRTWGEDDEQLRERHSADDFAGKAI comes from the coding sequence TTGGCCGATCCGACCTACACGCCGCCCGAAATCTGGACCAACACCGAAAGCGGCGGCAAATTCGCCGCCATCAATCGCCCCACCGCCGGCGCGCGCGAGCAGCGCGACCTGCCGGTCGGCGAGCATCCTTTCCAGCTCTATTCCTCCGCCACGCCCAACGGGGTGAAGGCCGGGATCATGTTCGAGGAACTGCTGGAGGCGGGCCACGCGGCCGAGTACGACGCGTGGTACATCGGCATTTCCGACGGTGACCAGTTCGCCAGCGGTTTCGTCGACATCAATCCCAATTCCAAGATCCCCGCCCTGCTCGACCGCAGCGGGCCGGAACCGGTGCGCGTGTTCGAAAGCGGCGCGATCCTGATGCACCTGGCGGAAAAGTTCGGCGCCTTCCTGCCCGCCGGCAGCGGCCGCGCCGAAGTGCTGAGCTGGCTGTTCTGGCAAGTCGGCAGCGCGCCTTTCGTCGGCGGCGGCTTCGGCCATTTCTACGCCTATGCGCCGGAAAAGTACGAATACCCGATCAACCGCTACGCGATGGAAACCAAGCGCCTGTTCGACGTCGCCAACCAGCGTCTGGCTGAAAGCGAGTACCTGGGCGGCGCAGATTATACCGTGGCCGACATTGCCACTTTCCCCTGGTTCGCCCCCTTCGTGCAGGGCGGCATTTATGGCGAGGCGCGCAAGTTCCTTTCGATCCACGAATACGAGCATGTCGAACGCTGGGTGAACCAGATCGCCCAGCGCCCGGCGGTGCGCCGCGGACGAATCGTCAACAGAACATGGGGCGAAGACGACGAACAGCTACGCGAACGCCATTCGGCGGATGATTTTGCAGGCAAGGCGATCTGA
- a CDS encoding RidA family protein, protein MTIDQTAPAGPPLSKTRRAGPLLFVSGQLPRTPEGGMCQGTIEEQTEQAIANLRTVLQGEGLDLADVVKTTVWITRAELSAGMNAAYARLFPTPYPTRSTVVSGLVAAADVEIEAVAFDPR, encoded by the coding sequence ATGACCATCGACCAGACCGCCCCTGCCGGGCCGCCGCTGAGCAAGACCCGCCGGGCCGGACCCCTGCTGTTTGTTTCCGGCCAGCTGCCGCGCACGCCCGAAGGCGGCATGTGCCAGGGCACGATCGAGGAACAGACCGAACAGGCGATCGCCAACTTGCGCACCGTTCTGCAGGGCGAGGGGCTGGACCTGGCAGACGTGGTCAAGACCACGGTCTGGATCACTCGCGCCGAGCTTTCGGCCGGCATGAACGCGGCCTATGCCCGGCTGTTCCCGACCCCCTATCCGACCCGTTCGACCGTGGTTTCCGGCCTCGTTGCGGCTGCCGATGTCGAGATCGAGGCGGTCGCCTTCGACCCGCGCTGA
- a CDS encoding CinA family protein — MSETETLDPILPPDLARNARAVLDLACDREMPLITAESCTGGLLSALLTDVPGRSHIFERGFVVYSDDAKCDLLAVDRAQIERCGAVSREVAVAMARGALQRSGHGIGVAITGFAGPGGEGDEEGLVHFACGPFNGEIAHREEHFGAIGRDGVRIAALAVALDMMDNALRA; from the coding sequence ATGAGCGAGACCGAAACGCTCGACCCGATCCTGCCGCCCGACCTGGCGCGCAATGCGCGCGCCGTGCTCGATCTTGCCTGTGATCGCGAGATGCCGCTGATCACGGCGGAAAGCTGCACCGGCGGGCTGCTGTCCGCATTGCTGACCGATGTGCCGGGGCGCAGCCACATTTTCGAGCGTGGCTTCGTCGTCTATTCGGACGATGCGAAGTGCGATCTGTTGGCGGTCGATCGCGCGCAGATCGAGCGGTGCGGCGCGGTCAGTCGCGAAGTGGCCGTGGCGATGGCGCGCGGGGCGCTGCAACGCTCCGGCCACGGGATAGGCGTCGCGATCACCGGCTTCGCCGGGCCGGGCGGGGAGGGCGACGAGGAAGGGCTGGTCCACTTCGCCTGCGGCCCGTTCAATGGCGAGATTGCCCACCGCGAGGAGCACTTCGGCGCCATCGGGCGCGACGGTGTGCGCATCGCGGCGCTTGCAGTCGCGCTGGACATGATGGACAACGCGCTCCGCGCATGA
- a CDS encoding LysR family transcriptional regulator: MRLRHIEVFYAVYRTGSVTGAAQELNVSQPSVSKVLRHAEDQLGYPLFRRHKGRLEPTDAAHELFGDVDEVYRQVRSLRQTAKNIGARRGGHIKLGLLPSLGFGVIPEAIARLRDQHSDVSFELDTLHSRDIATSLHEREFDLAIGYGSAAKSRLAVRQVGEIELLVAARKTDFVPADGLVDIEDLDGRDFIGLRDSGPSGAVLVDEIDRLGIAPREIVTARTYYVALALVQRGVGLTVVDEFTARSMPGDEIGFYPFRKPVVAPVSAYYLGENAEAGLLTAFLDTVEAILTAKPELRA; this comes from the coding sequence ATGCGATTGCGTCATATCGAAGTGTTCTATGCCGTGTACCGGACCGGATCGGTCACCGGTGCGGCGCAGGAGCTCAACGTTTCCCAGCCTTCGGTCAGCAAGGTTCTGCGCCATGCGGAGGATCAGCTCGGCTATCCGCTGTTCCGCCGGCACAAGGGGCGGCTGGAGCCGACCGATGCGGCGCACGAGCTGTTCGGCGACGTCGACGAAGTCTATCGCCAGGTCCGCTCTCTGCGCCAGACGGCGAAGAACATCGGTGCACGCCGGGGCGGCCACATCAAGCTGGGGCTGCTGCCTTCGCTCGGCTTCGGGGTGATACCCGAAGCGATCGCCCGACTGCGCGACCAGCATTCCGATGTCAGCTTCGAACTCGACACGCTGCATTCGCGCGACATCGCTACCTCGCTCCACGAACGCGAATTCGACCTCGCCATCGGTTATGGCAGCGCGGCCAAGTCGCGCCTCGCCGTGCGCCAGGTGGGGGAGATCGAACTGCTGGTCGCCGCGCGCAAGACCGACTTCGTCCCCGCCGACGGGCTGGTGGATATCGAGGATCTCGACGGGCGCGATTTCATCGGCCTGCGCGACAGCGGCCCTTCGGGCGCGGTGCTGGTCGACGAGATCGATCGGCTGGGCATCGCGCCGCGCGAAATCGTTACGGCACGCACATACTACGTCGCGCTCGCGCTGGTGCAGCGCGGCGTCGGCCTGACCGTGGTGGATGAATTCACGGCGCGCAGCATGCCCGGCGACGAAATCGGATTCTATCCGTTTCGCAAACCGGTCGTCGCGCCGGTTTCCGCCTACTACCTGGGCGAGAACGCGGAGGCGGGCCTGCTGACGGCATTTCTCGACACCGTCGAAGCGATCCTGACAGCGAAGCCCGAATTACGCGCATAA
- a CDS encoding TonB-dependent receptor domain-containing protein: MTRSRRILMRAFFMAGTAGLASSALAQPAPIGVAEPQETAEEDTAEIVVVGTQIKGSKITDTLPVTVLDADSIDAIGASSGDELFRAIPQSGDVGFNEQRTTGGINDARGDVASINLRSLGTGNTLVLLNGRRMVLHPGYQTENLVPVTSVNANAIPVSGIRRLEVLRDGAAAIYGTDAVGGVVNTVLRDNFDGVTAEVQYGGSEGTSLREFDAELAMGRTFNQGRTNISLFVNYLNREGMPASDREYARDYDTRPLVEGTPFEGDTDFDNRSTNSPFGEFQLYDYTATVRQNGNAITSSGDYWHIQPDTIAGCVADLGNGLCADNSTQNSIDDEDRMYRYNTAHDRWIVGDTQRFNGFLFANHEFDSGLEVFAEAGLYLSDYTTYREADAPLNAVDIIVPANNYWNPFGPTTFSDGSANPNRLPGLNIPDEGVAMILNDYRFVDAGPEVIEVKNTSYRLLTGLRGEVEGWNWESAILWSEATTEDKSNRISNTLLQQSLALETPMAYNVFNGGNLADFSNGDGTPNDQAIIDAITVDAYRTNTSQLGLWDLRVSRPDLLALPAGDVGVAFGAEFRYEAFKDDRDDRLDGTITFTNPVSGEEHINDLLGSSATPDSSGDRDVASAYLEFAIPVISPFMDIPLVEAFEIQAAARFESYSDVGEILKPKVAAAWTVFPWLKFRGSYSEGFRAPNLVQINENGLERSNGRLDYVRCEADLRAGRIASFDDCGRSQSVISQREGSDKLGPETNDSYTFGMVLQPNIANGRFGQITATVDYWRINQKDVVGIFGDSSQIAYDYLLRTQGSFNPAVVREAPTQEDIDNFAGTGLEPVGEIAHVLDTYMNLLPRRIEGIDFTVHYELDDTAIGDFSLNVNAAHLLRFDQDPSPEAKAILDAQEAGEISQGFTVFGAEGLLRQNGNPRWRLSSSFTWRLGNFGAGVFGRYVSSVRDTGATLDDGTQFVVDDWAYANLYVQYTFDEGPLDNTRLRLGVRNVTNEAPPLADASFGYLGSLHSSRGRYWYGSIRKRF, encoded by the coding sequence ATGACACGCTCACGGCGCATTCTCATGCGCGCATTCTTCATGGCCGGCACCGCAGGGCTCGCATCGTCCGCACTCGCGCAACCGGCACCGATTGGCGTGGCCGAACCGCAGGAAACAGCGGAAGAGGATACGGCGGAAATTGTCGTCGTCGGAACGCAGATCAAGGGATCGAAGATCACCGACACCCTCCCGGTGACCGTGCTCGATGCCGACAGCATCGACGCGATCGGCGCATCGTCCGGCGACGAACTGTTCCGCGCCATTCCGCAGTCGGGCGACGTCGGCTTCAACGAACAGCGCACGACCGGCGGGATCAACGATGCGCGCGGCGATGTCGCGTCGATCAACCTGCGCTCGCTTGGCACTGGCAACACGCTGGTTCTGCTCAATGGCCGGCGCATGGTCCTCCATCCCGGCTACCAGACCGAAAACCTCGTCCCCGTCACTTCGGTCAACGCCAATGCCATTCCGGTCAGCGGCATTCGCCGGCTGGAGGTTCTGCGCGACGGCGCGGCCGCTATCTACGGCACCGACGCAGTCGGCGGCGTGGTCAACACCGTGCTGCGCGACAATTTCGACGGTGTGACCGCCGAAGTGCAATATGGCGGATCGGAAGGCACGTCGCTGCGTGAATTCGATGCCGAACTGGCGATGGGGCGTACCTTCAACCAGGGCCGCACCAACATCTCGCTTTTCGTCAATTACCTCAACCGCGAAGGGATGCCGGCCAGCGATCGCGAATATGCGCGCGATTACGACACCCGCCCGTTGGTCGAAGGCACGCCGTTCGAAGGCGATACCGATTTCGACAATCGTTCGACCAATTCCCCCTTCGGCGAATTCCAGCTGTACGATTACACCGCGACGGTGCGCCAGAACGGCAACGCCATCACCTCGTCCGGCGATTACTGGCATATTCAGCCCGATACGATTGCCGGATGCGTGGCCGACCTGGGCAACGGGCTATGCGCTGACAATTCCACCCAGAATTCGATCGACGACGAAGATCGCATGTACCGCTACAACACTGCGCACGATCGCTGGATCGTCGGCGACACGCAGCGGTTCAACGGCTTCCTGTTCGCCAATCACGAATTCGACAGCGGGCTGGAAGTCTTTGCCGAAGCCGGCCTGTACCTGTCCGATTACACGACCTACCGCGAAGCCGATGCGCCGCTGAACGCGGTCGACATCATCGTGCCGGCGAACAATTACTGGAACCCGTTCGGCCCGACCACCTTTTCGGACGGGAGCGCGAACCCCAACCGCCTGCCGGGGCTGAACATCCCCGATGAAGGCGTGGCGATGATCCTCAACGATTATCGTTTCGTCGATGCCGGGCCGGAAGTGATCGAGGTCAAGAACACCAGCTATCGCCTGCTGACCGGCCTGCGCGGCGAAGTCGAAGGGTGGAACTGGGAATCGGCGATCCTGTGGTCGGAAGCGACCACCGAAGACAAGTCGAACCGCATCAGCAACACGCTGCTGCAGCAGTCGCTCGCGCTTGAAACGCCGATGGCCTATAACGTCTTCAACGGCGGCAACCTGGCCGATTTCTCCAACGGCGACGGCACCCCCAACGATCAGGCGATCATCGACGCGATCACGGTCGATGCCTATCGCACCAATACGAGCCAGCTCGGCCTGTGGGATCTGCGCGTTTCGCGGCCCGACCTGCTGGCCCTGCCGGCCGGCGATGTCGGCGTCGCGTTCGGTGCGGAGTTCCGTTACGAAGCGTTCAAGGACGACCGCGACGATCGGCTGGACGGCACGATCACTTTCACCAACCCGGTTTCGGGCGAAGAGCACATCAACGACCTGCTGGGATCGAGCGCGACGCCCGATTCTTCCGGCGATCGCGACGTCGCATCCGCCTATCTCGAATTCGCGATCCCTGTGATCAGCCCGTTCATGGACATCCCGCTGGTCGAAGCGTTCGAAATCCAGGCCGCGGCCCGGTTCGAAAGCTATTCCGACGTTGGCGAAATCCTGAAGCCCAAGGTGGCGGCGGCCTGGACCGTCTTCCCCTGGCTGAAATTCCGCGGGTCCTATTCCGAAGGGTTCCGTGCGCCGAACCTGGTCCAGATCAACGAAAACGGGCTGGAACGGAGCAACGGCCGGCTCGATTACGTTCGCTGCGAAGCGGACCTGCGCGCCGGAAGGATCGCCTCGTTCGACGATTGCGGCCGTTCGCAGTCGGTCATCAGCCAGCGCGAAGGCAGCGACAAGCTGGGGCCGGAAACCAACGATTCCTACACGTTCGGCATGGTGCTCCAGCCGAACATCGCCAATGGCCGCTTCGGCCAGATCACGGCGACTGTCGACTACTGGCGCATCAATCAGAAGGACGTGGTCGGCATCTTCGGTGATTCCAGCCAGATCGCTTACGATTACCTGCTGCGCACCCAGGGTTCGTTCAACCCGGCGGTGGTCCGCGAGGCTCCGACGCAGGAAGACATCGACAACTTCGCGGGAACCGGGCTGGAACCGGTGGGTGAAATCGCGCACGTTCTCGATACCTACATGAACCTCCTGCCGCGCCGGATCGAAGGGATCGACTTCACCGTTCATTACGAGCTGGACGATACCGCCATCGGCGACTTCTCGCTTAACGTGAACGCCGCGCACCTGCTGCGTTTCGACCAGGACCCCTCGCCCGAAGCCAAGGCTATTCTCGACGCGCAGGAAGCGGGCGAGATTTCGCAGGGCTTCACCGTGTTCGGGGCCGAAGGGCTGCTGCGCCAGAACGGCAATCCGCGCTGGCGCCTGTCCAGCTCGTTCACCTGGCGCCTCGGCAACTTCGGCGCGGGCGTGTTCGGCCGCTATGTCAGCTCGGTCCGCGACACCGGGGCGACGCTGGACGATGGCACGCAGTTCGTCGTTGACGACTGGGCCTATGCCAACCTCTATGTCCAGTACACCTTCGACGAAGGGCCGCTGGACAACACCCGCCTGCGGCTGGGTGTGCGCAACGTGACCAACGAAGCGCCGCCGCTGGCGGATGCCAGCTTCGGCTACCTCGGCTCGCTCCATTCCAGCCGCGGCCGCTACTGGTACGGCTCTATCCGCAAGCGGTTCTGA